The following coding sequences lie in one Gadus macrocephalus chromosome 1, ASM3116895v1 genomic window:
- the hsd17b10 gene encoding 3-hydroxyacyl-CoA dehydrogenase type-2, whose translation MANIRSIKGMVGLVTGGASGLGRATVERLVQNGACAVILDLPSSDGHALAASLGDRCAFAPADVTSEADVQSAVALARERFGKLDLAVNCAGIAVAVKTYNIKKDLPHNLEDFQRVITVNIGGTFNVIRLAVGAMAKNEPDADGHRGCIINTASVAAYDGQVGQAAYSASKGGIVGMTLPIARDLAPMGVRVVTIAPGLFSTPLLAGLPEKVRSFLARQVPFPSRLGDPAEFAHLVTSIAENPMLNGEVIRLDGAIRMQP comes from the exons ATGGCGAACATTCGGAGTATCAAG GGCATGGTCGGGCTCGTCACCGGAGGAGCGTCCGGGCTCGGCCGCGCCACCGTGGAGCGGCTGGTGCAGAACGGAGCGTGCGCGGTGATCCTCGACCTCCCCTCCTCTGATGGTCATGCCCTCGCAGCCAGCCTGGGTGACCGCTGCGCCTTCGCACCTGCTGAT GTGACGTCTGAGGCGGACGTGCAGTCCGCGGTGGCTCTGGCCAGGGAGCGGTTTGGGAAGCTGGACCTGGCGGTGAACTGTGCTGGCATCGCTGTGGCGGTCAAGACGTATAACATCAAGAAGGACCTCCCTCATAACCTTGAGGACTTCCAACGCGTCATCACG GTGAACATCGGAGGCACGTTCAACGTGATCCGTCTGGCGGTCGGGGCGATGGCGAAGAACGAGCCTGATGCCGACGGCCACAGAGGCTGCATCATCAACACGGCGAGCGTGGCGGCCTACGACGGACAG GTGGGCCAGGCGGCGTATTCAGCCTCCAAAGGGGGTATCGTGGGTATGACCCTCCCCATCGCCAGAGACCTGGCTCCTATGGGCGTCCGCGTGGTCACCATCGCTCCGG GCCTCTTCTCCACCCCCCTGCTCGCCGGCCTCCCAGAGAAGGTGCGCTCCTTCCTGGCCCGCCAGGTGCCTTTCCCCTCGCGCCTGGGTGACCCCGCTGAGTTTGCCCACCTTGTGACATCGATTGCAGAGAATCCCATGCTCAACGGAGAGGTCATCAGACTAGACGGAGCAATTCGCATGCAACcttga